From one Bacteroidota bacterium genomic stretch:
- a CDS encoding KTSC domain-containing protein — translation MKRINEYKKLFNIDSEIDLKQLKTTYRNLIKEVHPDKFQDENEKAEAEIKSIKIIDGYHFLISIAPETKEANMEKYLSTTNDSGISGLKHKGQLLEISFRDGSTYEYFGVSSNVFSKLLNADNQYRFCKRNIFNAFLYRKSKKDVEEEKSIITQ, via the coding sequence ATGAAACGCATTAATGAATATAAGAAACTGTTTAATATTGATTCAGAAATAGATCTGAAACAATTAAAAACAACCTATAGAAATTTGATTAAAGAAGTGCATCCTGATAAATTTCAGGATGAAAATGAGAAGGCTGAGGCGGAAATAAAAAGCATAAAGATAATTGATGGCTATCATTTTTTAATTAGCATCGCACCCGAAACAAAGGAGGCTAACATGGAAAAGTACCTCTCTACCACTAATGATTCGGGTATATCAGGATTAAAACACAAAGGGCAGTTGCTTGAAATTTCATTTAGGGACGGGAGTACTTATGAGTATTTTGGTGTTTCTTCCAATGTATTTTCAAAACTATTAAATGCTGACAATCAATATCGGTTTTGCAAGAGAAACATTTTCAATGCCTTTCTCTATCGCAAATCAAAGAAGGATGTTGAGGAAGAAAAATCTATAATAACCCAGTAA